In the Opitutaceae bacterium genome, one interval contains:
- a CDS encoding glycosyl hydrolase — protein MNGPLRFCLHWALLWVCLSQAKALDAPVSPDAIPEVGALLDFLESVRGKYVLSGQQETVDWFGTGNNPEFPYILDKTGQVPAVRGFDFMFMSDDRNTTQRVGERAIEWSEAGGIVTICFHWFAGRPREAFYTNSTDFNLIEALKAGTRDNEEFIREMDEVAEELKKLRDAGVPVLWRPFHECNGGWFWWGAKGPEAFKQAWVFMFDRFVEVHGLTNLVWCYNPTAQSGALEAWYPGDDYVDIISLDTYPPTGTHAPFAAEYQRFRDFRDGRKIVGMSENGSIPDPDEMFRTGAYWAWFCTWNGDFTTDGIVNPVDFLSRVYHHPRVLTRDELQTIRPRLDLPPSIVMPPVAAAVSPGDAVSFGVVASGSPPLAYQWFRDGVEMFGQSAPNLSLGPASVEDAVTYRVRVSNANGSMMSDAVALSVGGEPLPESRLVNLSTRAFAGTRGDAMIAGLVVGGAGAKQLLIRAVGPGLPFSVAGVVEDPVLRLTTPGGTLLASNDDWSSDPDETVRLQEAFAESGAFPLELGSRDAAVLTQVPPGPYTIIVRGVAETVGKVLIEVYDMETGSGARLVNLSTRARVGSGEGVVILGYVVQGGTATDVLIRAVGPTLGEPPFALAGTLADPLLRLRRLDGTILASNAPWDDDPVAADRVNEAGAQVSAFPLLPGKEDAALVFPNASGVLTAVANSPGDGTGITLVEVYEVP, from the coding sequence ATGAACGGACCCCTGCGCTTTTGCCTCCATTGGGCACTCCTTTGGGTGTGCCTGTCGCAGGCCAAGGCCCTTGATGCGCCGGTCTCACCGGATGCGATACCCGAAGTGGGCGCGCTCCTCGATTTCCTCGAGTCCGTCCGGGGGAAATACGTTCTTTCCGGCCAGCAGGAAACGGTCGACTGGTTCGGGACGGGCAACAATCCGGAGTTCCCCTACATTCTGGACAAGACCGGCCAGGTCCCGGCCGTTCGCGGGTTCGACTTCATGTTCATGAGCGACGATCGCAACACCACCCAGCGGGTGGGCGAACGTGCCATCGAGTGGTCGGAGGCCGGCGGGATCGTCACCATCTGCTTTCACTGGTTTGCCGGCCGTCCCCGGGAGGCATTTTATACGAACAGCACGGATTTCAATCTGATCGAGGCGCTCAAGGCGGGTACTCGCGACAATGAGGAATTCATCCGGGAGATGGACGAAGTCGCCGAGGAACTGAAGAAGCTCAGGGACGCGGGAGTGCCGGTCCTCTGGCGTCCCTTTCACGAGTGCAACGGCGGCTGGTTCTGGTGGGGGGCCAAAGGGCCCGAGGCATTCAAGCAGGCCTGGGTCTTCATGTTTGATCGGTTCGTAGAGGTGCACGGGTTGACCAATCTGGTCTGGTGCTACAACCCGACCGCCCAGAGCGGAGCGCTCGAGGCATGGTATCCGGGCGATGATTACGTCGATATCATCAGTCTGGATACCTACCCGCCGACCGGGACCCACGCGCCCTTCGCCGCGGAGTATCAGCGGTTTCGTGACTTTCGGGATGGCCGCAAGATCGTGGGCATGTCGGAGAACGGCTCGATTCCGGATCCCGACGAGATGTTCCGGACGGGTGCGTACTGGGCCTGGTTCTGCACCTGGAACGGCGATTTCACGACGGACGGTATTGTCAATCCCGTGGATTTTCTTTCCCGAGTCTACCATCACCCGCGGGTCCTGACGCGTGATGAGTTGCAAACGATCCGCCCGCGCCTGGACCTGCCGCCGTCCATCGTGATGCCGCCGGTTGCGGCGGCGGTCTCCCCCGGGGATGCGGTCAGCTTTGGAGTGGTCGCTTCCGGATCGCCGCCGCTGGCCTACCAATGGTTTCGGGACGGAGTCGAAATGTTCGGTCAATCCGCGCCGAACCTGTCATTGGGTCCGGCCTCGGTCGAGGACGCAGTCACCTATCGGGTCAGGGTATCGAACGCGAACGGCAGCATGATGAGTGATGCGGTTGCCCTGAGCGTGGGTGGCGAGCCCCTTCCGGAATCAAGACTGGTCAATCTCTCGACCCGCGCCTTTGCCGGCACCCGGGGTGACGCGATGATCGCCGGCCTGGTGGTCGGGGGCGCCGGGGCCAAGCAATTGCTCATCCGGGCGGTGGGACCGGGATTGCCTTTCAGTGTAGCCGGAGTGGTCGAGGATCCCGTGCTTCGCCTGACCACCCCCGGGGGAACCCTGCTGGCCTCAAACGATGACTGGTCGAGCGATCCCGACGAAACGGTCCGGTTGCAGGAGGCCTTTGCCGAATCGGGCGCTTTTCCGCTGGAACTTGGAAGCCGGGATGCGGCGGTCCTCACCCAGGTGCCGCCGGGCCCCTACACGATCATCGTCCGGGGCGTGGCCGAAACCGTGGGAAAAGTCCTGATCGAGGTTTACGACATGGAGACCGGCTCGGGCGCCCGGTTGGTCAACCTGTCGACCCGTGCCCGGGTCGGATCAGGCGAAGGTGTGGTCATCCTGGGCTATGTGGTCCAGGGCGGGACGGCGACTGATGTTCTCATCCGTGCGGTGGGACCGACTCTGGGGGAGCCGCCCTTTGCACTGGCCGGCACCCTGGCGGATCCCCTTCTGAGACTCAGGAGGCTGGATGGGACAATTCTGGCCTCCAATGCGCCGTGGGATGACGATCCTGTCGCGGCTGATCGTGTCAACGAAGCCGGTGCCCAGGTGAGTGCGTTTCCCCTGCTCCCGGGAAAGGAGGACGCGGCGCTCGTCTTCCCGAACGCCTCCGGTGTCCTGACCGCAGTTGCCAACAGTCCCGGTGACGGTACGGGCATCACATTGGTCGAGGTCTACGAAGTGCCTTGA
- a CDS encoding DNA-binding transcriptional regulator: MIRPRILCVFMTRFEECGPMLDGVSKYSRSHVHWDIFLDDQGRAESDMDWLKDQPWDGVISRHTTSKLAGACRDLGLPLVDLNDIPRFPGVPKIRPDNRTIGHLGGEHFLERGYQRMGFCGFGNEGWSCERRDGFVEAVRLGGLEPLDFETDWPGQTTPAWDHGENLRLVEWLRGIRHPLAVMACNDLRAQQVVNAVQAADLLIPEEVAVLGANNETHRCELPYPPLSSVATHPFHSGYRAAEVMAAILSGADLTDLDERIEPVGIVTRQSTDVLAIDDRNVAKALSYIRERACLGLSVDEVVAHAAASRSQLEKRFRRYIGRSPQAEIRRVQVARMKQLLFETDFPLKRIADLTGFEHIEYMSVVFKRLVGVSPGAYRIRMKSGD; the protein is encoded by the coding sequence ATGATTCGCCCCCGGATTCTCTGTGTTTTCATGACCCGGTTCGAGGAATGCGGCCCGATGCTGGACGGCGTATCCAAGTATTCCCGATCGCATGTGCATTGGGATATCTTCCTCGATGACCAGGGTCGGGCCGAATCGGACATGGACTGGCTCAAGGATCAGCCTTGGGACGGCGTGATCAGCCGGCACACCACTTCGAAGCTGGCTGGAGCCTGCCGGGACCTCGGCCTTCCTCTGGTGGATCTCAACGATATCCCCCGGTTCCCGGGCGTGCCGAAGATCCGGCCCGACAATCGGACCATCGGCCACCTGGGAGGAGAGCATTTTCTCGAACGGGGCTACCAGCGAATGGGATTCTGCGGATTTGGCAACGAAGGGTGGTCCTGCGAGCGGCGGGACGGTTTTGTCGAGGCCGTCCGGCTCGGCGGACTGGAGCCGCTTGACTTTGAGACCGATTGGCCGGGGCAGACGACACCGGCCTGGGATCACGGAGAGAATCTTCGCCTGGTTGAATGGTTGCGGGGGATTCGTCACCCACTGGCAGTCATGGCCTGCAACGATCTGCGCGCCCAGCAGGTCGTGAACGCGGTGCAGGCAGCGGATCTGCTCATTCCAGAGGAGGTGGCCGTTCTCGGGGCCAACAACGAGACCCACCGGTGCGAATTGCCTTATCCGCCCCTTTCCAGCGTGGCCACCCACCCCTTCCACTCGGGTTATCGGGCGGCGGAAGTGATGGCTGCGATTCTTTCAGGTGCGGATCTGACTGATCTCGACGAGCGGATCGAGCCGGTCGGCATCGTGACGAGGCAATCGACGGACGTGCTGGCCATCGACGACCGCAATGTGGCCAAGGCGCTCAGCTACATCCGCGAGCGCGCCTGCCTCGGCCTGAGCGTCGACGAGGTGGTGGCGCATGCGGCGGCTTCGCGGAGCCAGCTCGAGAAGCGCTTCCGGCGTTATATCGGGCGTTCCCCCCAGGCGGAAATCCGCCGGGTCCAGGTGGCGCGGATGAAGCAGCTTCTGTTCGAGACGGATTTCCCGCTGAAGCGGATTGCCGACCTGACCGGCTTCGAGCACATCGAGTACATGTCGGTTGTCTTCAAGCGCCTGGTCGGCGTATCGCCGGGCGCCTACCGAATCCGGATGAAATCGGGAGATTGA
- the ilvN gene encoding acetolactate synthase small subunit, with protein MPSPTTEITPARILEITVKNHPGVMSHVCGLFARRAYNVDGILCLPDPDRATSRIWLRLQEDERLDQIMRQIEKLVDVLSVREHEAGHDVFVRLEDFFRIRP; from the coding sequence ATGCCCTCGCCCACAACTGAGATCACTCCGGCCCGGATCCTCGAGATCACGGTCAAGAACCATCCCGGCGTCATGTCCCATGTCTGCGGGCTCTTCGCCCGCCGGGCCTACAATGTCGACGGCATTCTCTGCCTGCCCGATCCCGACCGCGCAACCAGCCGTATCTGGTTGCGCCTCCAGGAAGACGAACGCCTCGATCAGATCATGCGGCAGATCGAAAAGCTGGTCGATGTCCTCAGCGTCCGCGAGCACGAGGCCGGCCACGACGTCTTCGTGCGCCTCGAGGACTTTTTCCGGATCCGACCGTAA
- the ilvB gene encoding acetolactate synthase large subunit, whose protein sequence is MKTTGAEIVITLLERQGIHTIAGLPGGANLPLYDALGRSGQIRHVLARHEQGAGFIAQGMARASGETAVCFATSGPGATNIMTALADAKLDSIPIVCITGQVPTSLIGTDAFQEIDTYGMSLPATKHNYLVRSARELLEVIPEAFRLAASGRPGPVLIDVPKDVQLESIEVSAWPEPGQRVSPGAPTTDAIIEAARLIAESRTPILYLGGGIIHSNAAGAARRLAEKADLPVTQTLMALGAFPHDHPLSLGMLGMHAARFTHLALEECDLLIAAGARFDDRATGRLATFCPRAKVIHIDIDPSEIHKLRRAEVAIEGDVGLVLEAIADLLPVTTRPDWRQSIAGMKASSPPAWQFDDLDPGSPYALIRSVAALTDDETVVTTDVGQHQMWVAQAYPFRQPRRWLTSGGLGTMGFGLPAAIGAALAEPGRPVICFSGDGSFLMNNQELATAAEWNLPVKIVLFNNQGLGLVHQQQHLFYGRRFQASLFQNRVDFPALARAFGVRALDLATTPDPWDRIAEEFLTPGPCLIHVPMNIENRVFPMVPPGGANKDTIENESHALAHN, encoded by the coding sequence ATGAAAACGACCGGAGCAGAAATCGTCATCACCCTTCTCGAGAGACAAGGGATTCACACCATCGCGGGCCTTCCCGGGGGAGCGAATCTGCCTCTCTACGACGCCCTCGGACGGAGCGGGCAGATCCGCCATGTGCTCGCCCGCCATGAACAGGGGGCCGGCTTTATCGCCCAGGGCATGGCGCGGGCCAGCGGCGAGACCGCCGTCTGTTTCGCCACCTCCGGGCCGGGTGCGACCAATATCATGACCGCCCTGGCGGATGCCAAACTCGATTCCATTCCAATCGTCTGCATCACCGGCCAGGTGCCCACGTCTCTGATCGGCACGGACGCCTTCCAGGAAATCGACACCTATGGGATGAGCCTCCCGGCCACCAAGCACAACTACCTCGTTCGCTCCGCCCGGGAATTGCTAGAGGTCATTCCCGAAGCGTTTCGACTGGCTGCCTCAGGCCGTCCGGGTCCGGTCCTGATCGACGTGCCCAAGGATGTTCAGCTCGAGTCGATCGAAGTGTCCGCGTGGCCCGAACCCGGGCAGAGGGTATCGCCCGGGGCGCCGACAACCGATGCGATCATTGAGGCCGCCCGGCTGATCGCCGAATCCCGAACCCCCATTCTCTACCTGGGCGGCGGCATCATCCATTCGAACGCGGCCGGCGCGGCCCGACGCCTGGCCGAAAAGGCAGACCTGCCGGTGACCCAGACCCTGATGGCTCTCGGTGCCTTCCCCCACGATCACCCGCTTTCGCTCGGCATGCTCGGCATGCATGCGGCCCGCTTCACCCACCTCGCCCTCGAGGAATGCGATCTCCTGATCGCGGCTGGAGCCCGCTTCGATGACCGGGCGACTGGTCGCCTGGCCACCTTTTGCCCCCGAGCCAAGGTCATCCACATCGACATCGACCCGAGCGAGATCCACAAACTCCGCCGAGCCGAAGTGGCGATCGAGGGCGATGTCGGCCTTGTCCTCGAAGCGATTGCCGACCTCCTTCCGGTCACGACCCGTCCGGACTGGCGACAGTCGATCGCCGGGATGAAGGCATCGAGTCCCCCGGCCTGGCAATTCGACGATCTCGACCCCGGGTCGCCCTATGCCTTGATCCGCTCCGTCGCGGCCCTGACCGATGATGAAACGGTTGTCACGACCGATGTGGGTCAGCACCAGATGTGGGTGGCGCAGGCCTATCCCTTCCGCCAGCCGCGCCGCTGGCTGACCTCGGGCGGGCTCGGAACGATGGGCTTCGGGTTGCCTGCGGCCATCGGGGCCGCCCTGGCCGAGCCCGGGCGCCCCGTCATCTGCTTCAGCGGAGACGGCAGCTTTCTCATGAACAACCAGGAACTCGCCACCGCGGCCGAGTGGAATCTCCCGGTCAAAATCGTCCTTTTCAACAACCAGGGACTCGGGCTTGTCCACCAGCAGCAACACCTCTTCTACGGACGCCGCTTCCAGGCCTCCCTTTTCCAGAACAGAGTCGACTTTCCCGCCCTCGCCCGGGCCTTCGGAGTCCGGGCCCTCGATCTGGCCACAACCCCCGATCCGTGGGACCGGATTGCGGAGGAATTCCTGACTCCGGGTCCCTGCCTGATCCACGTGCCGATGAATATTGAGAACCGCGTCTTCCCGATGGTTCCTCCAGGCGGCGCCAACAAGGACACCATTGAGAACGAAAGCCATGCCCTCGCCCACAACTGA
- a CDS encoding metallophosphoesterase gives MMRPTILFSTLVAVWGSAFAAVPVTGQPPDDDEGTFRFAILADRNGGMRPGVFEDAVDKVNCLQPDFVLSVGDLIDGYTQEPGVWNEQWEEFEAIVNRLGMPFYFVPGNHDISNGELLSAWKERRGDPYYCFVHENVLFLILHTEDLSGGGIGPEQIRFAVEALAAHPDVRWTLLFFHRPLWLYEDQAGYGPIEEALAGRSYTVFTGHHHNYLKAERHGMTHYVLATTGGGSALRGPEFGEFDHVTWVTMKPDGPVVTLLALDGILSDGIVDETTRGPVDSLREGLWMRVDPVLHEDEAFDRLPLVIHLSNPQAYPLEVSGHLAAPSGLRFEPEDVAIQVPPAGWLDFKVDLLAVPAIPIHDLNEAGLELELTGAYAIGERRLTLPARKRVLLDWVGSVEMITGAIRIDGDLSDWKGQDFTEVSHPSFIYEDWDWHGPEDGRFRFAVARDADRLLIAVQTFDDRVLVSARRGVLQDRLYLDIETASGRIRIEGVAGTEEADIAVRATAGGLVGEFAFPLPVGEEMIRLNVGWMDHDRPENTKPSVLWWRDLSVPGFGSLRVDQK, from the coding sequence ATGATGCGTCCGACTATCCTTTTTTCGACTCTGGTTGCGGTTTGGGGCTCGGCGTTCGCCGCCGTTCCGGTCACCGGTCAACCGCCCGATGATGACGAGGGAACGTTCCGCTTCGCCATCCTCGCTGATCGAAACGGCGGAATGCGGCCGGGCGTTTTCGAAGATGCCGTCGATAAGGTGAACTGCCTGCAACCGGACTTTGTTCTGTCGGTCGGTGATCTCATCGACGGCTATACCCAGGAGCCGGGGGTCTGGAACGAGCAATGGGAGGAATTCGAAGCCATCGTGAACCGGCTCGGGATGCCTTTCTATTTTGTTCCGGGAAATCACGATATCAGCAATGGAGAGCTTCTTTCTGCCTGGAAGGAGAGGCGCGGCGATCCCTACTACTGTTTTGTCCACGAGAACGTCCTTTTTCTCATCCTCCATACCGAGGATCTTTCCGGCGGCGGAATCGGGCCCGAACAGATCCGGTTTGCCGTTGAGGCCCTGGCCGCCCATCCCGATGTGCGGTGGACACTTCTCTTCTTCCACCGTCCTCTCTGGCTCTATGAGGATCAAGCTGGCTACGGACCGATCGAAGAGGCATTGGCTGGGCGTTCCTACACCGTTTTCACCGGTCACCACCACAATTACCTCAAGGCGGAGCGCCATGGGATGACGCATTATGTTCTCGCGACGACCGGAGGAGGCAGCGCCTTGAGGGGACCGGAGTTCGGGGAATTCGACCATGTCACCTGGGTCACGATGAAACCGGATGGTCCGGTCGTGACCCTTCTGGCGCTCGATGGAATTCTTTCGGATGGAATTGTGGACGAAACAACCCGTGGACCGGTCGATTCGCTGCGGGAGGGCCTTTGGATGCGGGTCGACCCGGTCCTTCATGAAGACGAAGCTTTCGATCGTCTTCCTCTGGTCATCCATCTGAGCAATCCGCAGGCTTATCCCCTGGAGGTTTCGGGACATCTGGCCGCCCCTTCGGGCCTGCGCTTTGAGCCCGAAGATGTGGCAATCCAGGTTCCGCCCGCCGGTTGGCTCGATTTCAAAGTGGATCTTCTGGCGGTGCCGGCCATCCCGATTCATGATCTGAACGAAGCGGGTTTGGAACTGGAGCTGACGGGAGCCTACGCCATCGGTGAACGCCGTTTGACGCTTCCCGCACGCAAGAGGGTCCTTCTCGATTGGGTCGGTTCGGTCGAGATGATCACCGGTGCGATCCGAATCGACGGCGATCTCTCCGACTGGAAGGGTCAGGACTTTACCGAGGTCAGTCATCCCTCTTTCATTTATGAGGATTGGGATTGGCATGGACCCGAGGACGGTCGATTTCGCTTTGCGGTCGCTCGGGACGCAGATCGACTCTTGATCGCGGTGCAGACTTTCGATGATCGCGTCCTTGTTTCGGCCCGACGCGGTGTCCTTCAGGATCGGCTCTATCTGGATATCGAGACCGCCTCGGGTCGGATCAGGATCGAGGGTGTGGCCGGAACGGAGGAGGCCGATATCGCGGTTCGTGCGACAGCCGGGGGTCTGGTCGGGGAATTCGCTTTTCCTTTGCCGGTGGGCGAGGAGATGATCCGCCTCAATGTCGGTTGGATGGATCACGATCGACCGGAAAACACCAAACCGTCCGTTCTCTGGTGGAGGGATCTTTCGGTGCCGGGATTCGGATCATTGAGAGTCGATCAGAAATGA
- a CDS encoding glycoside hydrolase family 130 protein, translating into MKLKIEGPAIRNMPWEDRPSGNEDLLWRYSANPVVGRRPLPRVTGIYNSAVVTFEGAFAGVFRTEGMDRMPHLHAGRSPDGLKWTFEPKPIDFQCADPEVKRHEYGYDPRVTLIEDWYYVTWCNGYHGPTIGMARTRDFVTFEQLENAFLPYNRNGVLFPRKIGGKYLMMSRPSDTGHTPFGDIFVSESPDMVYWGRHRHMMSRGPRWWDSTKIGAGPSPVETSEGWLLFYHGVTGTCNGFSYSIGAALLDLEQPWKVRARLNQALLTPEAAYELQGFVASVCFPVGCLCDAPSGRIAIYYGAADTFTALCFGKADELVDFILAHPV; encoded by the coding sequence ATGAAACTCAAAATCGAAGGCCCCGCCATCCGCAATATGCCTTGGGAGGACCGCCCTTCCGGCAACGAAGACCTGCTCTGGCGTTACAGCGCCAATCCTGTCGTCGGCCGCCGTCCCCTCCCGCGCGTGACCGGCATCTACAACAGTGCGGTCGTCACATTTGAGGGTGCCTTCGCCGGCGTTTTCCGGACGGAGGGGATGGACCGGATGCCGCATCTGCACGCCGGGCGCAGCCCGGACGGGTTGAAATGGACCTTCGAGCCCAAGCCGATTGATTTCCAATGTGCCGACCCCGAGGTGAAGCGTCACGAGTATGGGTATGATCCGCGGGTCACCCTGATCGAGGATTGGTACTATGTGACCTGGTGCAACGGCTACCACGGGCCGACCATCGGCATGGCCCGGACCCGGGACTTCGTGACCTTCGAGCAATTGGAGAATGCCTTCCTTCCCTACAATCGGAACGGGGTTCTCTTCCCACGGAAGATCGGGGGAAAATACCTCATGATGAGCCGGCCCAGCGATACCGGTCACACCCCGTTCGGTGATATCTTCGTCAGCGAGAGTCCCGACATGGTCTACTGGGGTCGGCACCGGCACATGATGAGCCGGGGTCCCCGCTGGTGGGATTCGACCAAGATCGGGGCGGGCCCGTCGCCGGTTGAAACGAGCGAAGGCTGGCTCCTCTTTTACCATGGAGTCACCGGCACCTGCAACGGATTCAGCTATTCGATCGGCGCAGCCCTGCTCGACCTGGAGCAACCCTGGAAGGTGCGGGCCCGTCTCAACCAGGCGCTGCTCACCCCTGAGGCCGCCTATGAACTGCAGGGTTTCGTGGCCAGTGTGTGTTTCCCGGTCGGTTGTCTCTGTGACGCCCCGAGCGGACGGATCGCCATCTACTACGGGGCCGCGGACACCTTCACCGCTCTCTGCTTCGGGAAGGCGGACGAATTGGTTGACTTCATTCTGGCCCATCCGGTCTGA
- a CDS encoding VCBS repeat-containing protein, with protein MRSPKLVIQSAVLLPGLFGFLLFSTSGCRKAPPTPEVTVSARVKAAERLDYLTREAVGQPIGEPPWIAHVNAVDLDQDGRMDILACEARENTVVWLRQTETGGFVESVVGTDMSAPVHVEASDLDKDGDLDLIVSSMGFVFPNNDRIGTLFVLENDGSEQFTPHKLLENVARVTDARAADFNGDGQLDLVVGQFGYDQGEIRWMERIGPWEFVSHGLLDLSGTINVCPADFNADGRPDIVALVSQQWEEIYYFENLGGGQFGRKVIFGSTNQDYGSSGISLSDLDRDGDMDVVYSNGDGFGPAALPGPRPWHGVQWLENEGRGQFRYHRIGYLPGAYSPVGTDLDGDGDVDVVATSAYSDWNKKDPKVVSLMWFRNDGRMAFEPQILAYAPKDLISAVAADFDGSGRPSLVTGGFPVYAPFERMGRITLWHPSEP; from the coding sequence ATGCGAAGTCCCAAACTGGTCATCCAATCCGCAGTCCTTCTCCCGGGCCTGTTCGGGTTCCTCCTCTTTTCCACATCCGGATGCCGGAAAGCGCCTCCAACTCCCGAAGTCACGGTTTCCGCCCGGGTGAAGGCGGCGGAAAGGCTGGACTATCTGACCCGGGAGGCGGTCGGTCAGCCGATTGGGGAACCACCCTGGATCGCCCATGTCAACGCGGTCGATCTCGACCAGGACGGGCGGATGGATATCCTCGCCTGTGAGGCCCGCGAGAACACGGTTGTCTGGCTTCGTCAGACTGAGACCGGCGGCTTTGTGGAGAGCGTTGTCGGTACGGATATGAGTGCTCCGGTCCATGTCGAGGCTTCCGATCTCGATAAGGATGGAGACCTTGATCTCATCGTATCGAGCATGGGTTTTGTTTTTCCCAACAACGACCGGATCGGAACCCTCTTCGTTCTCGAGAACGACGGCTCGGAACAGTTCACGCCGCACAAGCTGCTGGAGAACGTGGCACGGGTGACCGATGCGCGGGCCGCGGATTTCAACGGCGATGGGCAGCTTGACCTGGTGGTCGGTCAGTTCGGTTACGACCAGGGGGAGATCCGCTGGATGGAACGGATCGGCCCATGGGAGTTCGTCAGCCATGGCCTGCTCGATCTCTCGGGAACGATCAACGTCTGCCCGGCCGATTTCAACGCTGACGGCCGGCCCGATATCGTGGCGCTGGTATCCCAACAGTGGGAGGAGATCTACTATTTTGAAAACCTGGGGGGAGGTCAGTTCGGTCGCAAGGTCATCTTCGGATCGACCAACCAGGACTATGGGAGCAGCGGGATCAGCCTCTCGGATCTCGACCGGGACGGGGATATGGATGTGGTCTACAGCAACGGTGACGGATTCGGCCCGGCTGCCCTGCCCGGACCGCGGCCCTGGCATGGGGTCCAGTGGCTGGAAAATGAAGGAAGAGGGCAATTCCGCTATCACCGGATTGGGTATCTTCCGGGCGCCTACAGTCCGGTGGGGACCGATCTGGACGGCGACGGCGATGTGGACGTGGTCGCGACCAGCGCCTATTCCGACTGGAACAAGAAGGATCCCAAGGTTGTTTCACTGATGTGGTTCCGCAACGACGGCCGGATGGCCTTCGAGCCCCAGATCCTCGCCTATGCGCCCAAGGATCTGATCTCGGCGGTGGCCGCGGACTTTGATGGATCCGGCCGACCGTCCCTTGTGACGGGCGGCTTTCCGGTTTATGCGCCCTTTGAGCGGATGGGACGAATCACCCTCTGGCATCCGTCGGAACCATGA
- a CDS encoding acetylxylan esterase, whose amino-acid sequence MKPNTLLPFLLITGSVLAGNDGAAPISPLPPQATVRIATVDVRVVPDHRDWTYRVGEPVRFSISVVADGTPIDNVVVHYKIGPEIMAPTLEETVDLPIEGLTVEAGTMGEPGFLRCEVSTEVAGRTYKGLATAAFSPELIEPTQTEPEDFDAFWEAGKAALAKAPIEPRLTLLPEACTDNVNVFHVRIRTIDPGWGPPAYVFGIYCEPKKPGLYPAVLRVPGAGVRPYGGDTATAAAGALTLTIGIHGLPVNLPQEVYDALGSGALNGYATANLDNRDRYYYRRVFLSCLRANDFLTGRDNWDGEHLVVAGGSQGGQLAIVTAALDPRVTGLSSIHPAYCDVTGALHGRADGFPFMFRQWTPGVPSDQATPEKIATTAYYDTVNFARRIKVPGYYSWGYNDVTCPPTTCYAAYNQITAQKELGLTLELGHEYTPEQAAVSEAWIRRHLGLAETGS is encoded by the coding sequence ATGAAACCCAACACCCTTCTTCCGTTTCTCCTCATCACCGGATCCGTTCTCGCCGGTAACGACGGCGCCGCGCCGATTTCCCCGCTTCCGCCCCAGGCCACCGTTCGCATCGCCACGGTGGATGTCCGGGTGGTTCCCGACCATCGCGATTGGACCTACCGGGTCGGCGAACCGGTCCGGTTCTCAATCTCAGTGGTGGCCGACGGGACCCCGATCGACAACGTTGTCGTTCACTACAAGATCGGACCCGAGATCATGGCCCCAACCCTTGAGGAAACCGTCGATCTCCCGATTGAAGGACTCACCGTCGAAGCGGGCACGATGGGAGAGCCCGGATTCCTTCGCTGCGAAGTGTCGACTGAAGTGGCCGGCCGGACCTACAAAGGCCTGGCCACGGCCGCGTTCTCTCCCGAACTGATCGAGCCGACCCAGACCGAGCCGGAAGATTTCGACGCCTTCTGGGAAGCGGGGAAGGCCGCCCTCGCGAAGGCGCCGATCGAGCCGCGCCTGACCCTGCTGCCGGAGGCGTGCACCGACAACGTCAACGTCTTCCATGTCCGCATCCGGACGATCGACCCAGGCTGGGGGCCGCCGGCCTACGTCTTCGGCATCTATTGCGAGCCGAAGAAACCCGGTCTCTACCCGGCCGTCCTCCGGGTTCCCGGGGCCGGAGTCCGGCCCTATGGCGGCGATACCGCCACCGCCGCGGCCGGAGCCCTTACCCTGACCATTGGCATCCATGGGCTTCCGGTCAATCTGCCCCAGGAAGTCTACGATGCGCTTGGAAGCGGAGCCCTCAACGGCTATGCCACCGCGAACCTGGACAACCGCGACCGCTATTACTACCGGCGGGTCTTCCTGAGCTGCCTCCGAGCCAATGATTTCCTGACCGGCAGGGACAACTGGGACGGTGAGCATCTCGTGGTGGCGGGCGGCAGCCAGGGCGGTCAACTCGCCATCGTCACGGCCGCGCTCGACCCGCGGGTGACCGGCCTGTCCTCCATCCATCCGGCCTATTGCGATGTGACCGGGGCCCTCCATGGCCGGGCCGACGGGTTCCCCTTCATGTTCCGCCAGTGGACTCCCGGCGTGCCGTCCGACCAGGCCACACCGGAGAAAATCGCCACCACCGCCTACTACGACACGGTCAACTTCGCCCGCCGGATAAAGGTTCCCGGGTACTACTCCTGGGGATACAACGATGTGACCTGCCCGCCGACCACCTGTTACGCCGCCTACAACCAGATCACCGCGCAAAAGGAACTCGGACTGACCCTCGAACTCGGTCACGAATACACCCCGGAACAGGCGGCGGTCAGTGAGGCCTGGATTCGCCGCCACCTCGGATTGGCCGAAACCGGTTCGTGA